The Pontibacter sp. SGAir0037 DNA segment GTCCGGAGCAGTTTGCTATTCTGCCGATTTCTGAAAAGTACCAGGAGTTTGCACAGCAGGTTCAGGCCAGGCTGGAGGAAGAAGACATCCGTGGCTTTGTAGACAACCGCGATGAGAAGATCGGGCGTAAAATCCGTGATGCAGAGGTGCGTAAAGTGCCTTACATGCTCATTGTAGGTGAGAAGGAGCAGGAAAACAACGCGGTTTCTGTGCGAAGGCACGGGGAAGGCGACCTGGGCTCTATGCCAGTTGAAGAGTTTATCGGCATGTTTAAGGGCAAAATTGCCGAGATGATCAACAATTAAGATAAATATTTTTTTCTTGATAGATTATTTGCGATATTCGCAGCCTGAATGTAAAAATTAATTTAAGGAGGTAAAACTATAGCTGCACCTAGTAACAAGCGCTTCACCCCACGCGGAAAGGTGGAAGAGCCGTACAGAGTAAATGATAAAATAACTGCCAGAGAAGTAAGGGTAGTTGGCGAAAACGTAGAACAGGGCGTTTATCCGCTGAGAGTTGCTCAGCAAATGGCAAACGAGCAAAACCTGGACCTAGTAGAGATTTCACCTACTGCGAATCCTCCTGTATGCCGTATTATCGACTACTCGAAATTCAAGTACGAGCAGAAGAAAAAGACGCGGGAGATGAAGGCGAAAGCTCAGAAGGTGGTGATCAAGGAGATCCGTTTCGGCCCTAATACCGATGACCACGACTTTGAGTTTAAACTGAAGCATGCGAAATCTTTCCTGGAAAGCGGGTTTAAGATTAAATCGTATGTACATTTCGTGGGCAGAACCATCGTGTTTAAGGAAAGAGGAGAAATCCTGTTGCTTAAATTCGCTCAGGCCCTGGAAGATGTCGCTAAAGTAGAGCAGCTGCCTAAACTGGAAGGAAAGAGAATGTTTCTTATTCTTTCTCCTAAGGTAACAACTCCAGCTAAAAAGTAATTTGTTTTATTAATTATATACACATGCCAAAAGTTAAAACTAAATCTGGAGCAAAGAAGCGTTTTTCTTTGACTGGTACTGGCAAAATTAAGCGTAAACACGCTTTCAAAAGCCACATCCTGACCAAGAAAACGACAAAGCAGAAGCGTAATTTGACTCACACTGGCCTTGTTAGCTCAGCTGATATGGACAGAGTGAAACTGATGCTTCAAATCTAATTCCGGAGAATTAGAAAGGTTAATCAATTAGTACGAACCAAGTGTCTGGTTTAAGGAAGATCGGAAAGATCACCAGCCGCTAAAACTTTAAAAAAATGCCTAGATCGGTAAATGTCGTTGCAGCACGACACAGAAGAAAAAAAATGATGAAAATGGCCAAAGGTTACTTTGGCCGTCGCAAGAACGTATGGACCGTTGCGAAAAACGCAGTTGAAAAAGGTTTAACGTATGCTTACCGCGACAGAAAAGCTAAGAAAAGAGATTTCCGCGCACTTTGGATTCAGCGTATCAATGCAGGTGCTCGTGAGCATGGCATGTCTTATTCTCAGCTAATGGGTGCCCTTAAAAAGGCTAACATCGACCTGAACCGCAA contains these protein-coding regions:
- the rpmI gene encoding 50S ribosomal protein L35, producing MPKVKTKSGAKKRFSLTGTGKIKRKHAFKSHILTKKTTKQKRNLTHTGLVSSADMDRVKLMLQI
- the infC gene encoding translation initiation factor IF-3; the encoded protein is MEEPYRVNDKITAREVRVVGENVEQGVYPLRVAQQMANEQNLDLVEISPTANPPVCRIIDYSKFKYEQKKKTREMKAKAQKVVIKEIRFGPNTDDHDFEFKLKHAKSFLESGFKIKSYVHFVGRTIVFKERGEILLLKFAQALEDVAKVEQLPKLEGKRMFLILSPKVTTPAKK
- the rplT gene encoding 50S ribosomal protein L20 — encoded protein: MPRSVNVVAARHRRKKMMKMAKGYFGRRKNVWTVAKNAVEKGLTYAYRDRKAKKRDFRALWIQRINAGAREHGMSYSQLMGALKKANIDLNRKVLADLAMNHPEAFTSIINKVK